The Toxotes jaculatrix isolate fToxJac2 chromosome 6, fToxJac2.pri, whole genome shotgun sequence genomic interval TAGCAGCAATGGAATTACTAATTCAAGTAAAACTTTGTGAAATGCCATATTAGACTTACTTAAATCACCTATTGATACTTTGTGTTCTTAAATGATGTGTGGACATGCTCCGGTAGCCCGACGCTCAATGTTAGATAAGCTTAGCTACCGCTTCCCTATTTTAACTTATTAACTTAGTTGATTTTGGCAATTGTAGCAGTCTTTGTCAAAAATGCTACTAAATAATTTACCTACGTTCAGGAATTGTCAAgttttgctgctctgctgcagaggaaagcTAACTATGAGATTTTAATCTTAACCAAGTAACATTCTTTGAAAAGGAGCCTCTGACGTTACTTCAAAAGGCAGCACAACTTGTCAGCAAAGTAACTGCTTCGTGCTGTGCATTCATTCGTGCTATTTTTGTTTGAGAAGAGAGCTAACTGCGAGCTAAAACCACAATGAACCACTTCTGAACAGCGAACCACCTGTTAATGGTGTTAATGAACCCCAACAATATCAGGGCCAGATTAAAGGGGcacttcattttaaatattatacATAAATGTTGTTTGAAGTGTTTTGTACAAATCAGGTTTAGTTTTCGAAATCAGTGTTTATTATTTCCTTACAGTGAATAGCAGAGAAATGGACTGCTGGCTATCGGATGTTGTTTTACAGTTGAAATCTCACCTGCAGTTAAGATGCTGTACTGATGCATTTCTGACCTTGTTATCTAAAGATGGTGGAGTCATTTTAAACAACTaccctgctctgtttttctttgcatcatTTACTCTGTAGTTTTGGTGAACTCCGAGATGAAGCTTGAGTCATGTCTTGCACATTTAAACAGCAACAAGATTTAATCATCGATCAAACTGGAGAACTTACTGACATTTCTTTCATTggttccttttctctctccctgtttcttcctctgtttccactTCTTCAGTCGCTCTAATTAGGATACCATGGTGGGGTTATTATTCCACAAAGTCTAGATACCACTGAGGAACAAGTGCAACCTGCCATGATATAGTCTGCTGTCGTCATTACCTCTATCGTGGGAAAAGCTTGAGAACGACTTCTTTTCTACACAGGGAAGTGTCAGGGTAAAAGTTACGGAAAGAAGAAACCACAACACCTAAAAATCTATTGGACCaaaagacaggagaggacaggatTGTGGAGAGGAGGTGTTGGGGATGGGGTTGGAGAGCCAAAGGAGGACGTCATGGTTCACAGCGGCTCTGCATCTCCTCATTTAACTGTTCCTGCTACAGCACCTCCTCTGCAAGTAGCACCTCCTCTGGTGCCTCCCCCTGGAGATACCACTAGTCAGGACCTAACCCAGACCCCTGCCAAAGTCCTCAGCGCAGACCTTACCTCAGACTCAGGCTTGACGCAGCCCTCTACTCCATCTCCTGCTGATGCAGAACCCCCTGTTGTAATCCCAGCTAAAGCAATTACAACTAACTCAAGGCCAGCATCCTCCTGGTCCTCTACACAGACACCAACCCCTGCTCAGGGCCCAGTAAATGGCCGTACATCAGGCAGGAAGAGGACTCCTAAAGCCTGTGACTGCTGTGGACCTAACAGCACTGGACACAATGTCACCtcaggcagagggagggggaagggaagagggagagcgAGGGGGGCTGTTAGGGATGTCGTGGACACCCCAAAAAGAAAACTGGGGAGCCAGCTGACATGTATCAAGAGTTTTGATTTGACCAAGCAGAATTTagaggaagcagaggatgaagatgaCAGATATGAGAAGTTGCAAATGACTGTAGTACGGGCTGATACTCAGTCACAAACCTCCGTTCCCCAATCTGTCACATCCCTGCAGGATGGACCAGTAATGAACTGTGTTGCTCCAGAGACAGGGGATGCACAGAAAAAAGAGGACATCTTGAATGAGGGGACAGGGGTTACtggagaaggaagaagaggagttGGGGACGGCAAGGATGTGGAGATGATATTGTCAGGAATGGCAGGCAGAGGAGCATCAGTAGTTAAGGGtagaggaaggggagggaggggaatgATGGGAGCCACATTTGCATCAAAAATGAAAGTAGAACCTGGAATAaagaggggaggtgggggttgtgttttcatcagttCGAAAATGGATGCCCCGGCTCGATCAGTGGTAGTGCAGAGTCAGGAGGAGAACAAAGATGCAAAAATGGAACATGGGAAGCAAACTGACTGCATGATGGTTAAGTCTCCGTTTGGAAATGGAGACACAGTGAACCTATCTGACTCTGAACCTGAAGGGGAGGCTAAAGAGGACAACATGCTCATGAGTGAACTGGGAAATGGACTGCTATTCATATCACGGCAGCCAGGTCCTGCTTCAAGGTCAGGAAATCCCAAGGACCTTGACTCTGAGATGCAGGTGGACCAGACCCCTGACAAAACAGACCAAGTCTCTTTACCAGTAACTCTGTCCAATGGAAAAGTCACCACACCAACAGACAATGACCACAGATCCACACCCATGGACGTTGAAACCTCTCATCCAAACC includes:
- the LOC121183701 gene encoding sentrin-specific protease 5-like: MVHSGSASPHLTVPATAPPLQVAPPLVPPPGDTTSQDLTQTPAKVLSADLTSDSGLTQPSTPSPADAEPPVVIPAKAITTNSRPASSWSSTQTPTPAQGPVNGRTSGRKRTPKACDCCGPNSTGHNVTSGRGRGKGRGRARGAVRDVVDTPKRKLGSQLTCIKSFDLTKQNLEEAEDEDDRYEKLQMTVVRADTQSQTSVPQSVTSLQDGPVMNCVAPETGDAQKKEDILNEGTGVTGEGRRGVGDGKDVEMILSGMAGRGASVVKGRGRGGRGMMGATFASKMKVEPGIKRGGGGCVFISSKMDAPARSVVVQSQEENKDAKMEHGKQTDCMMVKSPFGNGDTVNLSDSEPEGEAKEDNMLMSELGNGLLFISRQPGPASRSGNPKDLDSEMQVDQTPDKTDQVSLPVTLSNGKVTTPTDNDHRSTPMDVETSHPNHGPITVCSTQHHWALRDHRLYCQPGTWEKEEMGEMSGEGQTEGVEVDGKMQDEESLEQLTDMVHDFLESFYMKYGSFIPLSETDVLEYLKKNGNSDLRKRGLDIKGEMTRYRSGLASAPIAGFMVMYNKHTLSLEDLGTLEEQNWLNDQIINMYGELIMEATQQKVHFFNSFFHKQLVAKGYDGVKRWTKKVDLFSKWLLLIPIHLEIHWSLVTVTMATKTISYYDSQGIVFRHTTDNIMKYLQSEAREKEQTAFQKGWKITIIKGIPQQKNDSDCGVFVLEYCRRLSVKQPLLFSQEDMPRIRKRIYKELCDCRLND